In uncultured Methanobacterium sp., a genomic segment contains:
- the pyrI gene encoding aspartate carbamoyltransferase regulatory subunit, whose protein sequence is MKTPRELKVKPIKNGTVIDHISANKALRVLKILGLPSPKIAVTLAMNVQSSQMGNKDIVKIEGRELASREVDEIALIAPNATINIIRDYEIVGKGKVNLLDEINNILTCSNPNCITNTDEPVTTRFTVLQKEPMILRCHYCERIMDQAEVEAQFRVF, encoded by the coding sequence ATGAAAACTCCCCGGGAATTGAAGGTAAAACCCATTAAAAATGGAACAGTTATAGATCACATCAGTGCTAACAAAGCCCTTAGAGTCCTTAAAATACTGGGATTACCCAGTCCTAAAATAGCGGTGACTCTGGCCATGAATGTACAGTCCAGTCAAATGGGAAACAAAGACATAGTCAAGATCGAAGGTAGGGAACTGGCATCAAGGGAAGTGGATGAAATCGCACTCATTGCACCTAATGCCACTATTAACATTATCAGAGATTATGAAATAGTTGGAAAAGGAAAAGTAAATCTTTTAGATGAAATTAACAATATTTTAACCTGTTCCAATCCAAACTGCATCACCAACACCGACGAACCAGTTACCACCCGTTTCACTGTACTGCAGAAAGAACCGATGATACTCCGCTGCCATTACTGTGAACGGATCATGGATCAGGCCGAAGTGGAAGCCCAGTTTAGAGTGTTTTAA
- the pheT gene encoding phenylalanine--tRNA ligase subunit beta, protein MPVIEFTYTDLEELLNRSIDRDKLIDLLPMIGSDIEGYDDEGVKVEFFPNRPDYLSVEGVARALKGFLEIEKGIPEYPLEPSGTSITIDPGLEGIRPYTACCLLLNVNITEDKLPQIMDFQEDLHWVIGRDRKKVAIGIHNLDVLKGPFRYLAALPDETSFVPLEMDEEMTLREILTEHKKGKSYAHLIEKYDRYPLLMDSEDNILSMPPIINGELTKLTTDTKNLFVDVTGTDQQAVERTLNIIATSFAESGATIKTMENIYQDETLILPDLTPKERTVSVKNAVKFIGIPLTAEVVAESLQKVRFDVTVVDEDTVTVLIPPYRADILHEVDIIENVAIGYCVRRIEPEIPRVATVAREDPYMDFDQNVREIMNGLGFAEVMSLMLTNEENHYHKMKLPETERVEVAQPISQDRTMIRQSLLNGLLEFLEDNKHEELPQRIFEVGDTVFLDEETETKTMGVKKMAAMITHSQANFTEIKSTSDALISNLGLEMEIEDLDHPSFIKGRCARLKGVKKESSEVCVEGFFGEVNPEVIRNFELEYPVVAVEVEFKTLE, encoded by the coding sequence ATGCCTGTTATAGAATTCACTTACACTGACCTGGAAGAATTGTTAAACCGATCCATCGACAGGGACAAACTAATCGATCTTCTCCCCATGATCGGGAGTGATATTGAGGGTTACGATGATGAAGGGGTTAAAGTGGAGTTTTTCCCCAACCGACCAGACTACTTGAGTGTGGAAGGAGTGGCCCGGGCACTCAAAGGATTCCTGGAAATAGAAAAAGGAATACCAGAGTACCCCCTGGAACCATCAGGCACCAGTATAACCATAGACCCTGGACTTGAAGGTATCAGACCTTACACTGCCTGCTGCCTGCTATTAAATGTCAATATAACCGAGGACAAACTCCCCCAGATAATGGACTTCCAGGAAGACCTGCACTGGGTAATAGGACGGGACCGTAAAAAAGTGGCAATCGGAATCCACAACCTGGACGTATTGAAGGGACCATTCCGCTACCTGGCAGCACTGCCAGATGAAACATCCTTCGTACCCCTGGAAATGGATGAAGAGATGACCCTCCGGGAAATATTAACCGAACACAAGAAAGGAAAATCCTACGCCCACCTGATAGAAAAATATGACCGGTACCCCCTACTGATGGACTCGGAAGATAACATTCTTTCCATGCCACCAATCATCAACGGAGAGTTAACCAAACTAACCACTGACACCAAGAACCTATTTGTGGATGTCACCGGCACTGACCAGCAGGCAGTGGAGCGAACCCTGAACATCATCGCCACCAGCTTTGCAGAATCCGGGGCCACCATAAAAACCATGGAAAACATCTATCAAGATGAAACACTGATATTACCTGATTTAACACCAAAAGAACGCACCGTGAGTGTGAAAAATGCAGTTAAGTTTATTGGAATTCCACTCACCGCAGAAGTGGTGGCAGAATCCCTGCAGAAGGTACGCTTCGATGTTACAGTTGTTGATGAGGACACAGTAACAGTACTGATCCCCCCTTACCGTGCGGACATCCTCCATGAAGTGGATATAATCGAAAATGTGGCTATTGGTTACTGTGTCAGGAGAATAGAACCTGAAATACCTCGGGTGGCCACTGTGGCCAGGGAAGATCCATACATGGACTTTGACCAGAATGTCAGGGAGATCATGAATGGCCTAGGGTTTGCTGAGGTTATGAGCCTCATGTTAACCAACGAGGAGAACCATTACCATAAAATGAAACTCCCAGAGACAGAACGGGTGGAAGTAGCCCAGCCCATAAGCCAGGACAGGACCATGATCCGCCAGAGCCTCCTCAATGGTTTACTGGAATTTTTGGAAGATAACAAACACGAAGAACTTCCCCAGAGAATCTTTGAAGTTGGAGATACTGTCTTCCTGGATGAGGAAACAGAAACTAAAACCATGGGTGTTAAAAAGATGGCAGCAATGATCACCCACTCCCAGGCCAACTTCACCGAGATCAAATCAACCAGTGATGCACTGATAAGTAACCTGGGACTGGAAATGGAGATTGAAGACCTGGACCATCCTAGCTTTATTAAAGGTCGATGTGCCCGACTCAAAGGAGTGAAAAAAGAATCATCTGAGGTATGTGTTGAGGGATTCTTCGGTGAAGTAAACCCTGAAGTCATACGGAACTTTGAACTTGAATATCCAGTGGTAGCAGTGGAAGTAGAGTTTAAAACTCTTGAATGA
- a CDS encoding secondary thiamine-phosphate synthase enzyme YjbQ, protein MALKRETVNVTTSQRVEIHDITPDVEAVLKNSGIVEGILNVYSRHSTSGVVINENESGLLKDFQLALQKLVPEGAGYQHDRIDNNADSHIRGFLLGGSETIPVENGRLMLGTWQSIFFVELDGPRQRKLTVTVMGE, encoded by the coding sequence ATGGCTTTAAAACGTGAAACTGTGAATGTAACCACATCCCAGAGAGTGGAAATCCATGATATTACCCCGGATGTGGAGGCTGTTCTTAAAAATAGTGGTATTGTTGAGGGGATTTTGAATGTTTACAGTCGTCACTCCACTTCAGGGGTGGTTATTAATGAAAATGAATCAGGTCTCTTGAAAGACTTTCAATTAGCCCTTCAAAAGTTGGTTCCAGAGGGTGCAGGTTACCAGCACGACCGTATTGATAACAATGCCGACAGTCATATCAGAGGATTCCTTTTAGGGGGAAGTGAGACTATACCTGTTGAAAATGGTCGATTGATGCTGGGAACCTGGCAGAGTATTTTCTTTGTGGAACTGGATGGTCCAAGGCAGAGGAAGTTAACAGTTACAGTGATGGGAGAATAA
- a CDS encoding valine--tRNA ligase — MNKVEVPKDYNHENEINWQATWQKMKLYQFNKDEKRPRYIIDTPPPYPTGSIHIGHVLNWLYMDLLARWKRMQGYSVLFPQGWDCHGLPTEVKVEETHGIKKNDVPREEFRQMCIELTRGNIQGMKTQMQRMGYSQDWEREFVTMTPEYKEKTQLSFLKMYHEGLIYRAVHPVNWCPRCETAIAFAEVEYTENETFLNYLEFPSSTEESGVPIATTRPELLAACVAVVVHPDDERYQHLTGKKVKVPLFDRDVEIITDEEVDPEFGTGAVMICTFGDKTDVMWVNRYNLDIIEAINEQGIMQDVCGKYAGLTLAECKEAIVEDLDKEGFLTRKEKVDQNVGQCWRCKTPIEILVKKQWFVAVKELNSRVEEAAENMNWMPEHMKTRLLNWTGNMDWDWCISRQRIFATPIPVWYCKSCGEVMLPSEDEVPIDPTQTQPQKPCKCGSTEFTPEEDVLDTWMDSSITPLVIAGWPSPEYKDLFPATIRQQGHDIIRTWAFYTILRTLALTGEAPFKDVVVNGMVFGEDGHKMSKSLGNVIAPEDVVAEYGADALRLWAANSVPGSDVPFAWKDVQHGYKFLRKFWNAFRFVNMHLEGYSEKETANVEDIKTTLKPLDKWILSGLNQLVGEVTQAMEEYNFAQARNSIQAYVWHDFCDDYIEAVKYRLYTDEEGESKQAALYTLNTVIQTSLRLLAPFTPHFTEEIHYYLEGYGSSEEEGSELKENELKDSESKVNDLKYQTPGFRSIHQEKWPEVVEELLDPAADELGQLGAEVIGELRRFKASKKMPLNTPLKSATIHTNSQTIYKQLSTLQEDIQGTMRVKELTVTTDKPDVREIVVEVTPRMDKIGPEFKGQAPVIVKYLQSSEPQAIAENMEKDGFIDIEGSQITADHISTTKELVGRTGEKVELILMEELDLVIELVI; from the coding sequence ATGAATAAAGTTGAGGTTCCCAAGGACTACAATCACGAGAATGAAATAAACTGGCAGGCTACCTGGCAGAAAATGAAGCTGTACCAGTTCAACAAGGATGAAAAACGTCCCCGTTATATAATAGACACACCACCACCATACCCAACTGGATCCATCCATATTGGACACGTTCTAAACTGGTTATACATGGATTTATTAGCCCGATGGAAGCGTATGCAGGGATATTCAGTGTTATTCCCCCAGGGATGGGACTGTCATGGACTGCCCACCGAGGTTAAAGTGGAAGAAACTCACGGCATTAAAAAGAACGACGTGCCAAGGGAAGAGTTCCGACAGATGTGCATTGAACTCACCCGAGGGAACATTCAGGGTATGAAGACCCAGATGCAACGCATGGGTTACTCCCAGGACTGGGAACGGGAATTCGTAACCATGACCCCTGAGTACAAGGAGAAGACCCAGCTCAGTTTCCTGAAAATGTACCATGAGGGTCTCATCTACAGGGCTGTGCACCCGGTGAACTGGTGCCCCCGTTGTGAGACTGCCATTGCTTTTGCCGAAGTTGAGTACACAGAAAATGAAACCTTCCTCAACTACCTTGAATTTCCTTCTAGCACGGAGGAATCTGGTGTGCCCATCGCCACCACCAGGCCAGAATTACTGGCAGCATGTGTAGCAGTGGTAGTACATCCAGATGATGAACGCTACCAGCACCTCACCGGTAAGAAGGTTAAGGTGCCACTGTTTGACCGGGATGTGGAGATCATAACTGATGAAGAGGTAGACCCAGAATTCGGTACAGGGGCAGTTATGATCTGTACCTTCGGGGATAAAACCGATGTAATGTGGGTTAACCGCTACAACCTGGACATCATCGAAGCCATCAATGAACAGGGAATAATGCAGGACGTTTGTGGTAAATACGCCGGACTCACACTCGCAGAATGTAAAGAAGCAATAGTGGAAGACCTGGATAAGGAAGGGTTCCTCACCCGTAAGGAGAAAGTGGACCAGAATGTGGGACAGTGCTGGAGATGCAAAACACCCATTGAGATCCTGGTAAAAAAACAGTGGTTCGTGGCAGTAAAAGAGTTAAACTCCAGGGTGGAAGAAGCTGCCGAAAACATGAACTGGATGCCAGAACACATGAAAACCCGTCTTTTAAACTGGACCGGGAACATGGACTGGGACTGGTGCATAAGCAGGCAGAGGATATTCGCCACACCAATACCAGTATGGTACTGTAAGAGCTGTGGAGAGGTCATGTTACCCTCTGAAGATGAAGTACCCATAGACCCCACACAGACACAACCTCAAAAACCCTGCAAATGTGGAAGCACAGAATTCACCCCAGAGGAGGATGTTCTGGACACCTGGATGGACAGTTCCATCACCCCACTGGTGATTGCTGGCTGGCCATCCCCAGAATATAAGGACCTGTTCCCTGCCACCATCCGCCAGCAAGGCCACGACATCATACGTACCTGGGCATTTTACACAATCCTCAGGACATTAGCCCTCACTGGAGAGGCACCCTTCAAGGATGTGGTGGTAAATGGTATGGTATTCGGTGAAGATGGGCATAAAATGAGTAAATCTCTTGGTAACGTCATTGCCCCCGAGGATGTGGTGGCAGAGTACGGTGCCGATGCCCTGCGTCTGTGGGCTGCCAACAGTGTACCAGGATCAGATGTGCCCTTCGCCTGGAAGGATGTTCAGCACGGATACAAATTCCTGAGGAAATTCTGGAACGCCTTCCGATTCGTGAACATGCACCTGGAAGGTTACAGTGAAAAAGAGACCGCTAACGTTGAAGATATTAAAACCACCCTCAAGCCACTGGATAAGTGGATACTCTCTGGTTTAAACCAGCTGGTAGGGGAGGTTACCCAGGCCATGGAAGAGTACAACTTTGCCCAAGCCCGTAACAGTATCCAGGCCTACGTGTGGCATGACTTCTGTGACGATTACATTGAAGCAGTTAAGTACCGACTCTATACAGATGAAGAAGGAGAATCAAAACAGGCCGCACTTTACACCCTGAACACCGTTATTCAAACATCTTTAAGACTCCTGGCACCATTCACACCACACTTCACCGAGGAGATCCATTACTACCTGGAAGGATATGGGAGTAGTGAAGAAGAGGGTAGTGAATTAAAAGAAAATGAGTTGAAAGACAGTGAGTCGAAGGTGAATGATTTAAAATACCAGACTCCTGGATTCAGGAGTATTCATCAGGAAAAATGGCCAGAAGTAGTTGAAGAACTGCTTGATCCTGCCGCGGATGAACTGGGTCAGTTGGGAGCAGAAGTTATTGGTGAGTTAAGAAGGTTTAAAGCCAGCAAGAAAATGCCACTTAACACCCCACTGAAGAGTGCAACCATACACACCAATTCGCAGACAATCTACAAACAGCTTTCAACACTACAGGAAGATATCCAGGGCACAATGCGTGTTAAAGAGTTAACAGTGACCACGGATAAACCCGACGTGCGGGAGATAGTGGTGGAAGTTACTCCCCGTATGGATAAAATCGGACCGGAGTTCAAGGGACAGGCCCCAGTTATTGTGAAATACTTACAGTCCAGTGAACCACAGGCAATAGCTGAAAACATGGAAAAGGATGGTTTTATTGATATTGAAGGATCCCAGATCACTGCAGACCATATTTCCACCACCAAAGAACTGGTAGGTCGCACGGGGGAAAAAGTTGAGTTAATCCTGATGGAAGAACTGGATCTAGTCATAGAACTGGTGATCTGA
- a CDS encoding DUF169 domain-containing protein: MSYKEQADVFKNVFKLKYEPMAISFTNDEISSGRYEKTSICKAMKLVSQGESFIIDQDVSTCPGGSQYCGFIEPHTGKKKRRLQNFLTKGEKLTSSIVSFERMRTLTAPPATDLADRVVLCPLDKAEIRPDMILFLCNAEQACRIITLDTYWDGKSPEQQIIGALCHSAIVYTIISGNTNMSVGDWTARSHQGFEADVIFLSVPYERIHNLIAAIPHCSAGDAEVHIPEEFQSD; encoded by the coding sequence ATGAGCTATAAAGAACAGGCAGATGTTTTTAAAAATGTCTTCAAATTAAAATATGAACCTATGGCTATTTCTTTTACAAATGACGAAATTTCAAGTGGGCGATATGAAAAAACCTCAATTTGTAAGGCAATGAAACTTGTAAGTCAGGGAGAAAGTTTCATCATTGACCAGGATGTTTCTACATGTCCGGGTGGTAGTCAGTATTGTGGTTTTATCGAGCCCCACACTGGAAAGAAAAAACGAAGGTTACAGAACTTTCTCACTAAGGGTGAGAAACTTACAAGCTCCATAGTTTCTTTTGAAAGGATGAGAACTTTAACAGCACCACCTGCCACTGATTTAGCAGATAGGGTGGTATTATGTCCTCTGGATAAGGCTGAAATACGTCCAGATATGATTCTATTTTTATGTAATGCAGAACAGGCATGTCGCATTATAACACTCGACACATACTGGGATGGTAAATCACCTGAACAACAAATTATAGGTGCATTATGTCATTCGGCAATAGTTTACACCATAATCAGTGGAAATACAAATATGAGTGTGGGGGATTGGACTGCCAGAAGCCATCAAGGGTTTGAAGCAGATGTTATCTTCCTATCAGTACCCTATGAACGTATACATAATTTAATAGCAGCCATACCTCATTGTTCTGCAGGAGATGCCGAAGTACATATACCGGAGGAATTCCAATCAGATTAA